From the genome of Rhododendron vialii isolate Sample 1 chromosome 10a, ASM3025357v1:
GGTGGTTGGGGTGCATCTGATTTAGCTTCGGAAGAGGAATATTCGTAATCTTTTGCTATAGCTCCCATTCGTGGGCAACATTCTTCTAACAGGACCAAGTTTCATAAACATGGTTTGGTAGATCAGTTGTCACGGTTGGAAAGCTCTTCAATGGGAGACTCAATTGAGTTACCATGAATTGCATTGGCCCCAAGTCTACAATTTGATAAATATGACAGTAAGTTTGGAACTTAACACCATGAGACTGAAGTACTAAACATCTTGAAAattgacaagaagaagaaacacatggtgaagaagaaaagaacaaatGAACTATGCACATTTATAGGAAATTCACAATTCAGAGAACAAGAGAATGTTTGACAAAATATTAACTTATTTGCCCTAACATTGAAGATATATATCATCTACTTATGAACTGTCAAAGTCTTGAATAAACCATGACAAAAGTGAAGTGAATTCGAAGCTTTGCAATAGAAACTGCTACTCCAAGATGATTATGTAAGGTTCCaatttgcaaataaaatttatcattcatcaataaggaaagataaaaaaaaaaaattgatgccaAACACATGCAATGATCAAAGGAAAATCACCAATTCCTCAACCTTATTCGGTATTAAGCTCTTGTCCAAACAAATCTGTTTCCCAAACGGAATAACCTGAACATTCCTAAATGCTCCTTCACCTTCACCCAATTCCCCTTTTGCAATCCTCCTAATTACCTCCCTTACCACCACCATCTCCGGCTCAGACTCCCCAACCAAAATCGGAGTTTAAAATATACCTCAACAAGATATCAACAACCCATTTAACTTCTTTATTTCTATTCCCcccaaattgaacaaaaatataaaattctcCTCTTGTAATTTGGGGTTCAAGTACAGATTCCGATTAGGCATCAAAACCATACTAGTGGAACTCGGGTTTGGTCAAAATCCAATTCTAATTGGGGTTTGATTGACTGTGTTTGAATTAATTCAAAGATTGTTCAATTTTGGCTTTAAAAACCGGGCTAGTGAAACTAGCTTCATGCATACACTGCTCATACTTGGGTCATTAAGAATCGAAATTAATAACGGTTGTTGCTTGGGGCAGCCACGCCGTTGGTGGGCCTGGGCCTGTTTGAGGGCCACCATGAGAGCTCGATTCTGAAGAGAGAGATACCTCGACTGGAGTTGTGCAGCAAGACGTGAGATAGTGGAAGAGCGGAGGCGAGGCGAGGTGCTGTGAAGGAGTCGTCGTGGAACGGCGGAAGAGGTACAGAGGCGTGAAAAGATAGAGAGAACGAGagattggcaaaaaaatttagggcttttaaatttttttccaaccgGCGTAGAAGGTaacaggagagagagggaggggctCAACGAATGGTAGAGATTAAAGGAAGAATATCCAACGGCTCAAGAAAAatgggggcatgatgccccaaCACCACCTTGGGGCATCACAACCGGACGCGGCATTAACTGCGCcctaaacaaaaattgaaattgatcgaATCATTTGTCGGACAATATTTGCCACATGAAAATGCACAAAGAAGAGTGTTGACAGTTCAAAATCAACAACCATTCATCAAGCATTTCTAAATGACAAGGGGTTTGTAGCGCACTACAATAGTTACATCTTGATGGATTTTAttgagattttatttttatgatctcAAATGTTTACTTTACAGAGATTACTGAGAACATTATCTAATTAAGAAATTGAAATTAAttgtgtaacgcccctaattttgggaatgttaaataaacatttttattgaaaacctgAATAGATTCTGACtaattattacaacataattttCACAAGAGTGCATTTATTCGACAaaaggagggaaactagggttcttaTCTACTGTTCCGCCttttcctccatcctagccagcacctcagctccgaaagcctccaaggtgtagagctCACCCTACGCATCTACaaagtttgacacattataccagcgtcgcccccagtataatatgtcagggttacaatagtaacaccgtgagctataaAAGCTCAGAAGAATAATCACATACCTGCTAACCAAAAAATTCTAATAATAGGACATATCAGCAACATACTATAGCAGGTAAATATTCCGCGATAACATGTCAATAACACATGTGCATTCAATAACTTCAAATTCAGAAATTAATAATAACACATGcatattcactattcaactgGCGTCAGTGTTTTTGTAATCGgagtttctcctatgcaacGTTTTCGTAggccgtgtcatcattttcacttttcctttttccaaatcaacattttcaaaatcgtttttacacacccaacctcggttccgccgttccgggctCCCGAGTATTCTCATAACATTTGCAATACGAAAATGTATGGTCAgtataattttaaaagtgaaCGTTAAGACAAAGCTATCTTTGATTATCTGGTTATTAATGAtcaataaatttaattttttctcaaaagaatTTAGAGAATTTTACAAATTAAATGGTTTAAATAACAATATAACATGTGAGTTGAGTTCAATGGAACATTacagcatctccagccctttcttttcttttcttttctttttgtttttaatacttgcactcaaatttgagtaaaagtccCTTAAAATCCGCCCTACTCAAACCTATGCTAAATTACTCAAACATATATCAAATTAGGTCAAATTACAtttctttacaaaaaaattgtactctAAATTTACAAGGCTATTTTTCTTATCCTAAATTTACAATTATGTTGTTAATAAAATtgagattaatttttttccgaATGAGGTGGAAACCCCATGGTTTCCGCCATCCATTGTGGGCCCTACCGAACGTTCACTACAGTAATTTGAACGGTCCATCTTATAGGGTTCGGAAAATAGTATCTCCACGTAAAAATGTAGTTTGATGATCAATAGtaatatatcaaaaattaaattctgATTTATAAAGTAGATCATAGAtagtttaacttaaaaactaGTAGGAGTAATAGAATCAAACCGTTTGTTTTATATCAATTCGGACCGAACACAGTCTCTGTCATAACATTTTTCACTCAACTTTGTGGCTGTCTAACGGAGTACTTTATAGTTATACGAAGCTTTTACGGGCTGGAGATTCTCCTGCGCCTCACGGACACCCCCTGTCCCTGTCCTTTCTCAAACGCGTCGTTTCCGCTTTGCCCCAAAAGGACTTTCCCGTAATTTCACATTGGCACGAGCCGTACTGTTCTCATTTAAATCCTCCAACTTCGGGTCCGTGTTTGTTGCGTAGGAAAATCCCGCCagcctgctctctctctctctctctctctctctctctctctccccgcccCAACTTTCCCAACCTATATATACACACCTACGCACGAAAAAGATGCGCCTCAGATCTCCAGACTCAACTTGGGACGCAAGATGCTCCAGACTTTCGCGTGCCAAATCCCTGCACTGATCTCCTTCCTAGggttttaatttcttttccctttcttctcaAATTCGCTTCCAAAGGTTCCtacctcctctccctctctctctctctctctctctctctctctctctctctgcattatatatatatatatataattgtattGAGTCGGAAGTCCAGGGGCGACGAAGGATGAATATCCTTTTAGTTTTGGAACTTTAGATCTGTCGATACCGTAGCTCAATTTGAATTGAATTACCTGTTTTCTAAAGCATTTGTGTGAATTATAATTTTTCTCTCATAACTACGGTCATTTTTGCGAATTTCTCGCATTTGTGCCTGATTTGCGATTGACATCGGGAAAAATGTGGAGAAGGAACAGAGGATAGTATGTCCAATGCGTTGGTTGTCTATTAGGTTTCGTTGCGAGCAATTTTTGACTTTGGTGTTTAGGGAATTTATCCATtctaattaataattatttgtATCAGCAGTGAGCAGAGGttgaatgagtttttgttttattttaatttttttggcttcTTAATTAGAATGGGGGATCCTCTTTTAACAATCTGTTTGGAAGTACCCCTGAACCCATTGATAAAGAGTGGGCCctagtaattaaaaaaatttaacaggTACAACACGAAATAGGCCAATTCAACAGCTTTTTGTTCGACAtcgaattgaaaaataaatgtccGATACCAAGTTGATCAGTTAATTCGTGTCgaattttgaatcaaaaaattTGCGGGATTGAATACTCTCTTAGATATTTTCCCATAGGATTGAATATTCCCTTAAATATTTTATGAGTGGCTGGAAGGAAGGACCAACTGGCACAAGTGGTGGCGACCGACACCATATGatttagaaaaggaaaaggccTTGTACTCTATCGGCCTGCCACACCTAGATAAAATTAGGGGTTCGTACCTGGAAAATAGCCGCTCCTTTATTTAGTCTTCATTTGGTGTTTGGTGCTTATACCTTGCCTCTGTTAATTTGTGTAGAACAAATTACTTGCGGCAGCTCTTAAGGTTCTTAAATTTTAGTCCACTTCTTTGTACTTGTTTTATATTTTCACATGTTCAGTCCAGTTTCTTTTCCACTTTTATTGGAtcgtttcttttgtttttcacgGAATGATGATGCTGTCTTCTGTTGTTCAGGTTTTGTCTACAAAATCCTTTTTTCTCTTTGGATGTTTAACATCATAGGCCTGGGAAGGAATAGAGATTGTGAGAAACTGGGTGTACAATGATTGATTTAAGTGTTCCACTTGTAAGGTTACTGATGAGCTCAGATGCTTACGGTCCATCTGTTTTTGGATGGTTGGTCACTGGGTCATTTGGACTTCTTGCCGTTATTTATGCATTCCTCAAATGGCAGAGAAAGACATCTCTTAATTGGGTTAAAGCTGCTGCAAGAGCAAAGAAGAAAGCCAGGAAGAAGCTAAAAGTTCCTTTATCACATCATACATGGATGGAAGATTCTGCTTGTGGTGGGCAGCCATCTACTTGCTGTGTGTGCCTAACTTCTCTGGTGTCTCCACAAACCCTGGGTGCAAAAGCAGCATCACATAGCCCTGTCCACCGGTGCTCTGTTTGTGGTGTAGCGGCTCATTTTCGGTGTTTCCAGTTTGCCGCGAAGGATTGCAAGTGTATAGCACAAGTTGGTTATAGCCATGTGCAACACCACTGGTCTGAAAGATGGATGACAATGGATGAGAACCCTGAGATGTCTGCTTTCTGTTTTTACTGTGATGAACCTTGTGGAATTCCTCTTCTCGACGGTTCTCCGGCATGGCATTGCTTATGGTGTCAGCGTGTTATACACGTCAGATGTCATGCAAAAATGTGTGAAGAGTCTGGTGATACTTGTGATCTCGGTGTTCTTAGAAGAGTCGTCCTTTCCCCCATCTGCGTGAAAGAAATTGAAGCTGAATCAGCTGGAGGCGGGATCCTAAGCTCTATTACTGAAAATATTATTGTTCGTGGGCAAATTAGAAGAAGGCGCCATCGAAGCAAACATGGAAATGGCCGTGCTGTTAATGGAAAATTACAGTATTATTCAGTTGCCAGGACAGCACTGCATTATGTGTTCAGTGGGTGTTTAAAAAAGCTAATCAGTGAGAAGGACTGTGACCGGCTCTTGAAGGATGGTGGAGTAATTAGTAAGAAGGGCAATCAGAATGGGGTAATGTATAAAAAGAGTGAAATTGCTGTCTGTGGTCAATCTAAAAGGTATACAATTATGGACTTGCCACATGACGCCAGACCTCTTCTTGTCTTCATTAATACCAAGAGTGGAGCTCAAAATGGGCCTTCCCTTCGGAGGAGATTGAACATGTTATTGAATCCTGTGCAGGTAGTCTTCAATCACTTTACTCACAAATATCAGTCTTATAGCTTATATTTTACAAATGCCTGAAAAACTTCCATGATCTACCCTCCTTAACATTATGAGAACAATTTAAAAAGAAGACAAAGTTTGATTGTTTGATGTATCGTGGTTTACTTGTGTTTCTTTGAAGATGTTGTAAACAGAGTAGAGATAACAACATTGCCTGACCTATAACAGTCTGTCTTGTGCTCCAGTTTCATAATTGTATCCACAGCAGTTTTCTGTTCTGCAGTGGTATATTGGAACACCTATTATCCGTTTTACATTGAAGAGCAGAGACTGATGAGTGATTGCTCACATGTGACACTTATGTTGAATGACCAATGACAGAAacatttttatctatttaataTTCAAAACAATGGTGACAACTGTTTCCATTCTATTCAGCTAGTGTTTCCTAGCAAATACAGATCAACTGTTTCAAAGTGAAATCTTTCACGTTTTAACTGATATTGCCCTTGCTCAAGTCGTATATGCCAGGAGTGTGATTTGTTTTATAAATTCCTTCCTTTCTATCTATCTTTTAGATGTTTGGATTTTTAGATA
Proteins encoded in this window:
- the LOC131303588 gene encoding diacylglycerol kinase 2 gives rise to the protein MIDLSVPLVRLLMSSDAYGPSVFGWLVTGSFGLLAVIYAFLKWQRKTSLNWVKAAARAKKKARKKLKVPLSHHTWMEDSACGGQPSTCCVCLTSLVSPQTLGAKAASHSPVHRCSVCGVAAHFRCFQFAAKDCKCIAQVGYSHVQHHWSERWMTMDENPEMSAFCFYCDEPCGIPLLDGSPAWHCLWCQRVIHVRCHAKMCEESGDTCDLGVLRRVVLSPICVKEIEAESAGGGILSSITENIIVRGQIRRRRHRSKHGNGRAVNGKLQYYSVARTALHYVFSGCLKKLISEKDCDRLLKDGGVISKKGNQNGVMYKKSEIAVCGQSKRYTIMDLPHDARPLLVFINTKSGAQNGPSLRRRLNMLLNPVQVFELSSSHGPEDGLEMFSNVQYFRVLVCGGDGTVAWVLDAIERHNFESPPPVAVLPLGTGNDLSRVLQWGGGFSTVEGQGGLSAFLHDINHAAVTMLDRWKVDILEENSDSDPSKLQSKFMMNYLGIGCDAKVAYEFHLTREENPDKFYSQFVNKLRYAKEGARDIMDRTCANLPWQVWLEVDGKDVLIPKDAEGLIVLNIGSYMGGVDLWQNDYEHDDDFNLQSMHDKLLEVVCISGAWHLGKLQVGLSQARRLAQGRAIRIHLSNSFPVQIDGEPFIQKPGCLEITHHGQVFMLRKASGSQEPRGHAASIMTEVLVDAECKGLINTSQKRLLLQQIALQLA